One Microlunatus soli genomic window carries:
- a CDS encoding bifunctional 4-hydroxy-2-oxoglutarate aldolase/2-dehydro-3-deoxy-phosphogluconate aldolase, giving the protein MPALPHVTQTLQEVGRAGVIAVLRAPSPEAAVAAAEALISGGVTAIEVTYSTPDAAAAIAKIAQDFPDAIVGAGTLTREPQITEAAAAGAAFLVSPGTTARIATAMVDTGLPTMTGTLTPSEIMTALDLGVTAMKVFPGSLAGPSYLKALRGPFPDVPLMPTGGVSADNLADWLTAGAFAVGAGSELCSAADMKALDWAGITAKAERFSSALATARG; this is encoded by the coding sequence ATGCCTGCTCTGCCGCACGTTACCCAGACCCTGCAGGAGGTCGGCCGAGCCGGCGTGATCGCCGTCCTCCGCGCACCTTCGCCGGAGGCCGCGGTTGCCGCCGCAGAGGCGTTGATCAGCGGCGGCGTGACCGCGATCGAGGTCACCTACAGCACCCCGGACGCGGCAGCCGCCATCGCCAAGATCGCCCAGGATTTTCCCGACGCGATCGTCGGTGCCGGGACGCTGACCCGTGAACCGCAGATCACCGAGGCGGCTGCCGCCGGCGCCGCCTTCCTGGTCAGCCCCGGGACCACGGCTCGGATCGCCACCGCGATGGTCGACACCGGGCTGCCGACGATGACCGGCACTCTGACGCCGTCGGAGATCATGACGGCCCTCGACCTCGGAGTCACCGCGATGAAGGTGTTCCCCGGCTCGTTGGCCGGGCCGAGCTATCTGAAGGCGCTGCGCGGTCCGTTCCCCGATGTGCCGCTGATGCCGACCGGCGGAGTGTCGGCCGACAACCTGGCCGACTGGCTGACCGCCGGAGCATTCGCAGTCGGCGCCGGCAGCGAGCTGTGCAGCGCCGCCGACATGAAGGCTCTGGACTGGGCGGGGATCACGGCCAAGGCCGAGCGCTTCAGCTCGGCGCTGGCGACGGCTCGCGGCTGA